A segment of the Prochlorococcus sp. RS04 genome:
GGAAAGACCAGGTTGTTGCTTATGTAAAAGAGAAAATAAAAAAACCTACAATTGTTGTTGGCAATTCATTAGGTGGTTATGCCGCATTAGCAGCTGGTGCAGAATTAAATGAGTTAAACGCAGGAGTGATCTTACTTAATGCTGCTGGATATTTTAGTGAAGAAAAAACTATCAAAAAGAATATGTTGCAAACTTCAATTGAAACAGTAGCTGGCATATTTTTGAAAAATATTGTTCTTCAACGTTTGATTTTTGAGAATATGAGAAATCCAAACAATATTAAAAAAACTTTGAATCAAGTTTATGTTGATAAAAAAAATGTTGATGATTTTTTAGTTGAGTCAATAAGGAAGCCTTCTCTAGATTTCGGAGCTTTTAATGTTTTTAGAAGTGTATTTAACCCATCAGGTCCTCAGGGATTGCCGTTGGATAAGCTATTCGCAAAATTAAATGCACCATTATTACTTCTTTGGGGAGGGAAAGATCCATGGATGAATACTCCAAAAAAAAGAAATCTATATAAAAAATTCACACCAAAGAATACAAAAGAAATTATTCTCGATGCAGGACATTGTCCTCATGATGAGATACCTGAATTAGTCAATCAGCATATTTTGGATTGGGTTGATTCTCTTTAAGTAATAATCGTGAAA
Coding sequences within it:
- a CDS encoding alpha/beta fold hydrolase translates to MEKSALIDSDVNYNWNFLNYPIHTVSAKPEQTSKECAILLIHGFGASTDHWRFNIPVLSTKYEVHAMDLLGFGKSPKPQDIEYSGSLWKDQVVAYVKEKIKKPTIVVGNSLGGYAALAAGAELNELNAGVILLNAAGYFSEEKTIKKNMLQTSIETVAGIFLKNIVLQRLIFENMRNPNNIKKTLNQVYVDKKNVDDFLVESIRKPSLDFGAFNVFRSVFNPSGPQGLPLDKLFAKLNAPLLLLWGGKDPWMNTPKKRNLYKKFTPKNTKEIILDAGHCPHDEIPELVNQHILDWVDSL